One part of the Oncorhynchus clarkii lewisi isolate Uvic-CL-2024 chromosome 7, UVic_Ocla_1.0, whole genome shotgun sequence genome encodes these proteins:
- the LOC139413540 gene encoding protein kinase C delta type-like, translating into MEPFLRIAFNSYDLGVLSPLAPSDTPFCAIKMKEALTTERGKTLVQKKPTIFPAWKASFDAHIYEGRVLQVLLMKTAEEPLAEVTVGMSVLAERCKKANGHAEFWVDLQPSGKVMMAVQYFLEGATDTEGKPPTKEEVGGPTINRRRGAIKQAKIHEVKCHEFIATFFRQPTFCSVCREFVWGLNKQGYKCRQCNAAIHKKCIDKIIGRCTGTAANSRDTVFQKERFKIDMPHRFKNHNYMSPTFCDHCGSLLWGLVRQGLKCEDCAMNVHHKCQDKVANLCGINQKLLAEALTQVSQKSSTRRLDPTLADPDIGVYQEVNRNSTSGLDVNDGHPYGRLWKGSSPHPPSRLTHLTLINVDNFVFHKVLGKGSFGKVLLAELKGQGEWFAVKALKKDVVLMDDDVECTMVEKRVLALAWDNPFLTHLYSTFQSKEHLFFVMEYLNGGDLMFHIQEKGRFDLYRATFYSAEIICGLQFLHSKGIIYRDLKLDNVMLDHSGHVKIADFGMCKENVFGESLATTFCGTPDYIAPEILLGQKYSFSVDWWSFGVLLYEMLIGQSPFHGDDEDELFESIRMDTPHYPRWITKEAKDLMEKLFERDSTRRLGIVDNIRVHPFFKTISWPALERREVEPPFRPKVKAPNDCSNFDREFLSEKPCLSHGDKNFMDSMDQSAFAGFSFINPEMELLLEK; encoded by the exons ATGGAACCCTTCTTGCGGATCGCCTTCAACTCTTACGATCTGGGTGTTCTGTCCCCCTTGGCCCCTTCTGATACCCCCTTCTGTGCCATCAAGATGAAGGAGGCCCTCACCACCG agCGTGGTAAGACGCTGGTTCAGAAGAAGCCCACCATATTCCCAGCCTGGAAGGCCAGCTTCGATGCCCACATCTATGAGGGGCGTGTCCTGCAGGTGCTGCTGATGAAGACTGCAGAGGAGCCATTGGCCGAGGTCACAGTGGGCATGTCTGTCCTTGCCGAGCGCTGCAAAAAGGCCAACGGCCACGCTGAATTCTGG GTTGACCTGCAGCCCTCAGGGAAGGTGATGATGGCAGTGCAGTACTTCTTGGAGGGAGCAACTGATACAG AGGGAAAGCCTCCCACAAAGGAGGAGGTAGGGGGTCCCACCATAAACCGCAGACGAGGAGCCATCAAACAGGCCAAGATCCACGAGGTCAAATGTCACGAGTTCATCGCCACCTTTTTCAGACAGCCCACCTTCTGCTCCGTCTGCAGAGAGTTTGTCTG GGGGCTCAACAAGCAAGGGTACAAGTGCAGAC AATGCAATGCAGCTATTCACAAGAAATGCATCGACAAGATCATCGGCAGGTGTACGGGCACGGCAGCCAACAGCCGGGACACTGTG TTCCAGAAGGAGCGCTTTAAGATCGACATGCCACACCGCTTCAAGAACCACAACTACATGAGTCCCACCTTCTGTGACCACTGTGGCAGTCTGCTGTGGGGCCTGGTCAGGCAGGGCCTCAAGTGTGAAG ATTGTGCCATGAATGTGCATCATAAGTGTCAGGATAAAGTGGCCAACCTTTGTGGAATCAACCAGAAACTACTGGCTGAAGCACTTACACAAGTCAGCCAG AAATCCTCCACTCGGCGCTTGGACCCAACCCTAGCTGACCCAGATATAGGGGTCTATCAGGAAGTCAATAGGAATTCCACTAGTGGTCTGGATGTTAATG ACGGCCACCCTTATGGCAGGCTGTGGAAGGGCTCCAGCCCGCATCCCCCATCTCGCCTCACCCACCTGACACTCATCAACGTAGACAACTTTGTCTTTCACAAGGTCCTAGGCAAGGGCAGCTTTGGCAAG gtcCTGCTGGCAGAGTTGAAAGGTCAGGGGGAGTGGTTTGCGGTGAAGGCCCTGAAGAAAGACGTGGTTCTGATGGATGATGATGTGGAGTGTACCATGGTGGAGAAGAGAGTCCTGGCCCTGGCCTGGGACAACCCCTTCCTCACACACCTCTACTCCACCTTCCAGTCCAAG GAACACCTGTTCTTTGTCATGGAATATCTGAATGGAGGAGACCTGATGTTCCATATTCAGGAGAAGGGACGCTTTGACCTCTACAGAGCAAC gttctACTCTGCTGAGATCATCTGTGGCCTTCAGTTTCTGCATTCCAAAGGGATCATTTACAG AGACCTGAAGTTGGACAACGTGATGTTAGATCATAGCGGCCACGTAAAGATAGCAGACTTTGGCATGTGTAAGGAGAACGTGTTTGGAGAGAGCCTAGCCACAACCTTCTGTGGGACTCCTGACTACATCGCTCCAGAG ATACTGCTGGGTCAGAAGTACTCCTTCTCCGTGGACTGGTGGTCATTCGGGGTGCTGCTGTACGAGATGCTGATTGGTCAGTCACCCTTCCATGGTGATGATGAGGACGAGCTTTTTGAGTCTATCCGCATGGACACGCCACACTACCCTCGCTGGATCACCAAGGAGGCCAAGGACCTGATGGAGAAG CTGTTTGAGAGAGACTCAACTCGCAGGCTAGGCATCGTTGATAACATTCGTGTCCACCCCTTCTTCAAGACCATCAGCTGGCCCgccctggagaggagggaggtggaacCCCCCTTCAGACCCAAAGTG AAAGCCCCCAATGACTGCAGCAACTTCGACCGGGAGTTCCTCAGTGAGAAACCCTGCCTTTCCCATGGTGACAAGAACTTCATGGATTCCATGGACCAATCAGCTTTCGCCGGGTTCTCCTTCATCAACCCAGAGATGGAGCTTCTCCTGGAAAAGTGA